One genomic window of Solanum stenotomum isolate F172 chromosome 9, ASM1918654v1, whole genome shotgun sequence includes the following:
- the LOC125878035 gene encoding uncharacterized protein LOC125878035 — protein sequence MKKSLLLAASVSAAATATATATISSVSKVRISLRKDDNLEKKDENCSKSVKASTSTDKFAPRFDGLRFIETLVTAHR from the exons ATGAAGAAATCACTTCTCTTAGCAGCCTCTGTTTCTGCTGCCGCCACCGCCACCGCCACCGCCACCATCTCTTCTGTTTCCAAAGTTAGAATTTCTCTTCGCAag gACGATAATTTGGAGAAAAAGGatgaaaattgttcaaaatcGGTGAAAGCATCAACATCTACGGATAAATTTGCGCCCAGATTTGATGGATTGAGGTTTATAGAGACGTTGGTCACTGCTCACAGATAA
- the LOC125878015 gene encoding uncharacterized protein LOC125878015: MLIFATRPLSFISSFHFPLQQFCNNTITSMDSSKLFSTMAADHSSSREPLKVESNGEAAISLQEWRGWGTTSTVPSMVTQVVEDLNMLEKNVDAQMVFGGNHGKLSGDFKVQEDKKHRAKYQSLGDSEQKLQFFSARQIACRVLGSRGYLCQKCWLCSGDCMCSKLITCPLWNRMRFWLYMHPKDFLRQNNTGKLLWEVFGIQAATLCLYGITEHEDMMWDVLKLAGKDKVWCLYPNKNAPTNSVKDSMAGLSFANVENHPEMADGAHSLNFILIDGTWSNSGAMFSRLKDWYKLMWGEEEIPCITLNTGASLMHKLRPQPSWDRTCTAAAAIGLLDELHDLPNFVSYGLDKQAKALEDAVEVLFEALTTRRLRMGRSITRKQRHNRDLF; the protein is encoded by the exons atgCTGATTTTTGCAACAAGACCCTTGAGCTTCATTAGCTCCTTCCATTTTCCACTTCAACAATTCTGCAACAACACAATTACTTCAATGGACTCCTCAAAACTCTTCTCCACAATGGCTGCAGATCATTCTTCTTCAAGAGAACCCCTTAAAGTAGAAAGCAATGGAGAAGCTGCAATTAGCCTTCAAGAATGGCGGGGTTGGGGGACTACATCAACTGTACCTTCCATGGTTACTCAGGTTGTTGAGGATTTGAATATGTTGGAGAAAAACGTTGATGCCCAAATGGTTTTTGGTGGCAACCATGGCAAACTTTCG GGTGACTTCAAGGTGCAAGAGGATAAAAAGCATAGAGCAAAATATCAATCTTTAGGTGATTCTGAGCAGAAACTCCAGTTCTTTTCAGCTCGCCAAATTGCATGTCGTGTGCTTGGAAGTAGGGGTTACCTTTGTCAGAAG tgttggctttgcTCGGGCGATTGTATGTGCTCAAAACTTATTACATGTCCTCTTTGGAATCGGATGCGGTTTTGGTTGTACATGCACCCAAAG GATTTTTTGCGACAAAATAACACAGGGAAGTTGTTGTGGGAAGTATTTGGCATCCAGGCTGCTACTTTGTGTCTATATGGAATAACTGAACATGAGGATATGATGTGGGATGTACTCAAGCTTGCAG GAAAAGACAAGGTTTGGTGTCTTTATCCCAACAAGAATGCACCAACAAATTCTGTCAAGGATAGCATGGCCGGGCTTTCTTTTGCAAATGTAGAAAACCATCCTGAGATG GCAGATGGAGCCCATTCCTTGAATTTTATTCTAATTGATGGGACGTGGAGCAATTCGGGTGCAATGTTCAGCCGGTTAAAG GATTGGTACAAGTTAATGTGGGGTGAGGAGGAGATTCCTTGCATAACGCTGAACACAGGAGCATCCTTGATGCATAAACTCAG ACCCCAACCATCATGGGATCGTACATGTACAGCAGCAGCAGCAATAGGCCTCCTCGATGAGTTGCATGACCTTCCAAATTTTGTGTCCTATGGATTGGATAAACAGGCTAAAGCACTTGAAGATGCCGTGGAGGTTTTGTTCGAAGCACTCACAACTCGACGTCTTCGCATGGGCAGATCCATCACCCGTAAACAAAGACACAATCGTGACTTGTTTTAA